The Antedon mediterranea chromosome 11, ecAntMedi1.1, whole genome shotgun sequence genome window below encodes:
- the LOC140062668 gene encoding adenosine 3'-phospho 5'-phosphosulfate transporter 2-like, translating to MSSHSVQSSRRYNNIESSSLQVPSNRQFIQAANYLMSSGDPQALDLTNPATYNQQFAVKIPKETGQSSNLSDNEKWTVIGLPVYKWPVWLQFLFLIGGVFLFYLFYGYLQELIFQLDGIKPYGWFLTLVQFVCYSLFGMTDLSFKLDRKRKIPLKTYLLLAFLTVSTMGLSNASLGFLNYPTQVIFKCCKLIPVMFVGVLIQRKRYGVLDVTALLCMSLGLVFFTLADSKVSPSFDQTGVIMISLALGADAVIGNVQEKTMKAYNATNTEVVLYSYGIGCVYIFLGLLVHGSFFKAFAFFSRHPYETFGYTVTFSLTGYFGIMFVLQLVRQFGALTAVTITTCRKAVTMAMSFLFFAKPFTIQYVWSGLIVLFGIFLNVYSKNKRSMDQWFANHIREFMISHQKGQITRGPELQV from the exons ATGTCTAGTCACTCTGTCCAGTCAAGTCGACGCTACAATAATATTGAAAGTAGTTCCTTGCAAGTGCCATCAAATCGACAATTTATTCAAGCCGCAAATTACTTAATGTCTTCTGGTGACCCACAAGCATTGGATTTAACAAATCCTGCCACATATAACCAGCAATTTGCTGTAAAAATACCAAAAGAgacaggtcaaagttcaaactTATCAGACAATGAAAAGTGGACGGTCATAGGCTTGCCAGTATACAAATGGCCTGTATGgttgcaatttttatttttaattggtggAGTTTTTctgttttatctattttatgGATACTTGCAG GAGCTTATATTTCAATTGGATGGAATTAAGCCGTATGGCTGGTTTCTCACTTTAGTTCAATTTGTATGTTACTCTTTGTTTGGGATGACTGACCTTAGTTTTAAACTAGATCGAAAACGAAA aATACCTCTAAAAACATACTTACTTTTAGCATTTCTAACTGTATCTACAATGGGTCTATCAAATGCCTCTCTGGGATTTCTCAACTACCCAAcacaagttatttttaaatgctGTAAATTAATACCAGTTATGTTTGTAGGAGTCTTAATACAAC GTAAGCGGTACGGGGTATTAGATGTGACTGCTCTTCTGTGTATGTCGTTGGGACTTGTTTTCTTTACATTAGCAGATAGTAAAGTGTCTCCTTCTTTTGATCAAACTG gAGTAATAATGATTTCATTGGCATTGGGTGCTGATGCAGTGATTGGAAACGTTCAGGAGAAAACGATGAAAGCGTACAATGCTACAAATACTGAAGTG GTTCTATATTCATATGGCATAGGTTGCGTGTACATATTTCTTGGCCTGTTGGTGCATGGTAGTTTCTTTAAAGCTTTTGCTTTCTTCTCTCGGCATCCATATGAGACGTTTGGTTATACTGTTACATTTTCTCTCACTGGATATTTTGGCATCATGTTTGTACTTCAACTTGTACGTCAGTTTGGCGCCCTCACAGCTGTAACCA TCACAACTTGCCGTAAGGCTGTTACTATGGCCATGTCATTTTTATTCTTCGCAAAGCCATTCACAATTCA GTATGTTTGGTCTGGTTTGATAGTTCTCtttggtatttttttaaatgtatacagCAAAAATAAACGGTCAATGGATCAATGGTTTGCCAATCATATAAGAGAGTTTATGATATCGCATCAGAAAGGACAAATAACTAGAGGCCCAGAACTACAGGTGTAA